From Moraxella sp. K1664, one genomic window encodes:
- the rpoH gene encoding RNA polymerase sigma factor RpoH: protein MPTNLTAPGVNLGAYINTVHQIPILTPDEERELAERYYQDGDVEAARLLVMSHLRFVIHIARSYSGYGLSQADLIQEGNLGLMKAVKRFDPTKGVRLVSFAVHWIKAEIHEFVIKNWRIVKVATTKAHRKLFFNLRSLKKSSNQLTLEEAEAIAKDLNVTVKQVLEMESRLTSYDASFELQDSDDEDGRYAPQLFLEDGVNPAEMVEDADWEENTTTALKEAMDGLDERSRDIITQRWLADQKSTLHDLAAVYNISAERVRQIEKNAMDKIREAMTIDNMLFD from the coding sequence ATGCCCACCAATTTGACCGCCCCAGGGGTGAATTTGGGGGCGTACATCAATACCGTACATCAGATTCCTATCCTAACCCCCGACGAAGAGCGAGAGCTTGCCGAGCGGTACTATCAAGATGGCGACGTGGAAGCGGCACGGCTACTGGTCATGAGTCATTTGCGGTTTGTGATACACATTGCACGCAGTTATTCAGGTTATGGTCTGTCGCAGGCGGATTTGATTCAAGAAGGTAATTTGGGGCTTATGAAAGCGGTCAAACGCTTTGACCCTACCAAGGGCGTACGCCTTGTGAGCTTTGCGGTGCATTGGATTAAGGCGGAGATTCATGAATTTGTCATCAAAAATTGGCGGATTGTCAAAGTTGCCACCACCAAAGCCCACCGCAAGCTGTTTTTTAATTTGCGTAGCCTTAAAAAATCAAGCAATCAGCTCACCTTAGAAGAAGCCGAAGCCATCGCCAAAGACCTAAACGTCACGGTCAAGCAAGTCCTAGAAATGGAATCACGCTTGACCAGTTATGATGCGTCCTTTGAGCTACAAGACTCTGATGATGAAGATGGGCGTTATGCTCCCCAGCTTTTTTTAGAAGATGGGGTCAATCCTGCCGAGATGGTCGAAGATGCCGACTGGGAAGAGAATACGACCACCGCCCTAAAAGAAGCGATGGACGGCTTGGATGAGCGTTCCCGGGACATCATCACTCAGCGTTGGCTTGCCGACCAAAAATCCACTTTGCATGACTTAGCGGCGGTCTATAACATCTCAGCCGAGCGGGTGCGTCAGATTGAGAAAAACGCCATGGATAAAATCCGTGAAGCGATGACCATTGATAACATGCTCTTTGATTAG
- a CDS encoding OmpA family protein — translation MQPNQSSYAVQMDKSYETESDTLNLTIQFDHDKSHVKSSFQKDLSEVANFLKQHPSTNATIEGHTDSTGAASYNQKLSERRAKTVKHLLIKNHGIEKSRLSTIGHGESQPIATNNTQAGRYKNRRVVVVSQ, via the coding sequence GTGCAGCCTAATCAGTCGTCTTATGCGGTGCAGATGGATAAGTCTTATGAGACAGAATCTGATACTTTAAATCTAACCATCCAATTTGACCATGACAAAAGTCATGTCAAATCATCTTTTCAAAAAGACCTTAGCGAAGTTGCCAATTTTCTAAAACAGCATCCTAGCACCAATGCCACCATTGAAGGGCATACCGACTCAACAGGTGCTGCCAGTTATAATCAAAAACTCTCTGAACGTCGTGCCAAAACAGTCAAACATTTGTTGATAAAAAATCATGGCATTGAAAAATCTCGCCTATCTACCATCGGTCATGGCGAATCTCAACCTATTGCAACCAACAATACCCAAGCGGGGCGTTATAAAAATCGCCGTGTTGTTGTTGTGTCACAATAA
- a CDS encoding subtype B tannase, translating to MPKFIPLSALSFAVLFGLSACTTPISQNANIDKPATTTMPSSLTFNPNNYETMTITQDGQSLVVRAFENIPYVANPTEPDYQVMNIYIPEVYFTGDTINGYTADTAPIFFPNGVGGYMPAKPMTAESRAGRDGRVRTSSVATALMRGYVVASAGARGRTLGTDGNYTGKAPSVIVDLKSAIAYLKANDALMAGRADRIIANGTSAGGAMSLLLGASGGSTDYQAELQKAGAITNADDSVFAVSAYAPITNLENADMAYEWQFNGMFDYQKMSVGMLDYNVKRERIKASLTDEQKIWSNELKSNFPIYINGLKLTGHNGQALTLDNHGNGTFKDEVIYHLNNSANTAFKNDTDLTEFDFLAQRKSANPFYVADFDGYLAYLGRG from the coding sequence ATGCCAAAATTTATCCCATTATCCGCCTTATCATTTGCTGTATTATTTGGTCTGTCCGCTTGCACCACACCCATTTCCCAAAATGCAAATATAGATAAGCCCGCCACAACCACCATGCCAAGCTCTTTAACGTTTAATCCTAATAATTATGAAACCATGACCATTACCCAAGACGGGCAAAGCCTTGTCGTGCGTGCCTTTGAAAATATTCCCTATGTGGCAAACCCCACCGAGCCTGATTATCAAGTGATGAATATCTATATCCCTGAGGTGTATTTTACAGGCGATACTATCAACGGCTACACGGCAGACACCGCCCCGATATTTTTCCCCAATGGCGTGGGCGGATATATGCCCGCCAAGCCGATGACTGCCGAGAGTAGGGCAGGGCGAGACGGTAGAGTAAGAACCAGTAGTGTTGCCACCGCTCTCATGCGTGGCTATGTCGTGGCAAGTGCAGGGGCTAGGGGGCGGACGCTTGGCACGGACGGCAACTACACGGGCAAAGCCCCGTCCGTCATCGTGGATTTAAAATCCGCCATTGCCTACCTAAAAGCCAATGACGCACTCATGGCAGGGCGAGCTGACCGCATTATCGCCAATGGCACGTCCGCAGGCGGGGCGATGTCGCTACTTTTGGGGGCAAGTGGCGGTAGCACGGACTATCAAGCCGAGCTACAAAAGGCAGGGGCGATTACAAATGCTGATGACAGCGTGTTTGCCGTGTCCGCCTATGCTCCGATTACCAATCTTGAAAATGCCGACATGGCGTATGAATGGCAATTTAATGGTATGTTTGATTATCAAAAAATGAGCGTGGGTATGCTGGACTATAACGTCAAACGTGAACGCATAAAGGCAAGCCTAACGGACGAGCAAAAAATTTGGTCAAATGAATTAAAATCCAATTTTCCCATTTATATCAATGGGTTAAAACTAACAGGGCATAACGGACAAGCATTAACATTGGATAACCATGGCAACGGCACCTTTAAAGATGAAGTGATTTATCATTTAAATAACTCTGCCAATACCGCCTTTAAAAATGACACGGATTTGACCGAATTTGACTTTTTGGCACAAAGAAAATCTGCCAATCCTTTTTATGTGGCGGATTTTGACGGTTATCTGGCTTACCTAGGGCGTGGCTAG
- a CDS encoding diacylglycerol kinase, protein MSEFNKTKGLKRIINTLSYSKDGFKVAVKEPAIFQLIILHLPLMGLALWLDFALAVKMMLVAGSFLSLIVEFFNTALEAAVDHTSMEHHPLAKIAKDVGSSAQSLALILVAVLWGMAVFG, encoded by the coding sequence ATGTCCGAATTTAACAAAACCAAAGGGCTAAAACGCATCATCAATACGCTGTCGTACTCCAAAGACGGCTTTAAGGTGGCTGTCAAAGAGCCTGCGATTTTTCAGCTCATTATTTTGCATTTGCCTTTAATGGGATTGGCATTATGGTTGGATTTTGCCTTGGCGGTTAAGATGATGCTCGTGGCAGGGTCGTTTTTGTCGCTCATTGTGGAATTTTTTAATACCGCCTTAGAAGCTGCCGTTGACCACACGTCCATGGAGCATCACCCCCTTGCTAAAATCGCCAAAGATGTCGGCTCGTCCGCTCAATCTCTGGCACTCATTTTGGTGGCAGTGCTGTGGGGCATGGCGGTGTTTGGATAA
- a CDS encoding RNA-guided endonuclease TnpB family protein — protein sequence MKTLKLRIRDKHTDQLNRLSGSVNFVWNYVNDLSYKQLQKTGKFFSAYDLNEYTKGSGELLGLHSQTIQAINETHAKSRKQFKKAKLSWRTNNPNAKRKSLGWLPFKQSAIKHIATRQTGKKGLKSTLQLSLAKGQKLIIDLWDSYNLSLYQINTCELVQDSRNRWYACITVKEYPKQPCGKGSVGIDLGLKDSATASNGDKLQIKQTLKYAKALATAQRAKNKQRVKAIHAKIKNTRQDLIHKFTTGLVKNNALIVVGDVKTTQFNSKKGKLAKSVYDAGWFELKRQLTYKCENAGCRFEIVNERYTTQTCSCCGDMSSSPKGRAGLRIREWTCAKCGTRHDRDINASRNILAVGLGRLGAGIPSL from the coding sequence ATGAAAACACTCAAGCTACGCATACGAGACAAACACACAGACCAACTTAACCGCCTAAGTGGTTCGGTCAATTTCGTATGGAACTACGTGAATGACTTGAGTTACAAGCAGCTACAAAAGACGGGCAAATTCTTTTCCGCCTATGACCTAAACGAATATACCAAAGGTAGCGGTGAGTTACTTGGCTTACACTCGCAAACTATCCAAGCCATTAACGAAACCCACGCCAAAAGCCGTAAGCAATTTAAAAAAGCCAAACTATCATGGCGAACCAACAACCCCAATGCCAAGCGTAAATCGCTTGGCTGGCTACCGTTTAAACAATCCGCCATTAAACACATCGCTACCCGCCAAACAGGCAAAAAAGGATTAAAATCAACCCTACAGCTTAGTTTAGCTAAAGGGCAAAAGCTCATCATTGACCTATGGGACAGCTACAACCTTAGCCTATACCAAATTAACACCTGCGAACTGGTGCAAGACAGCCGTAATCGTTGGTATGCGTGTATTACCGTCAAAGAATACCCAAAACAGCCTTGTGGCAAAGGTAGCGTTGGCATTGATTTGGGCTTAAAAGACAGTGCCACCGCCTCAAATGGCGACAAGCTACAAATCAAGCAAACGCTCAAATATGCCAAAGCATTAGCTACCGCTCAACGTGCCAAAAACAAACAGCGTGTCAAGGCAATCCATGCCAAAATTAAAAATACACGCCAAGACCTCATACACAAATTCACCACAGGGCTAGTTAAGAATAACGCCCTAATCGTGGTTGGTGATGTAAAAACCACCCAATTTAACAGTAAAAAAGGCAAACTAGCCAAGTCGGTTTACGATGCAGGTTGGTTTGAACTGAAACGACAACTGACCTATAAGTGCGAGAACGCAGGTTGTCGTTTTGAAATCGTGAATGAACGATACACTACCCAAACTTGCTCGTGCTGTGGCGATATGTCCAGTAGTCCGAAAGGTAGAGCAGGTTTGCGAATAAGAGAATGGACTTGTGCAAAGTGTGGCACACGGCATGATAGAGATATCAATGCCAGTCGGAACATTCTTGCGGTCGGGCTTGGCCGTCTGGGAGCAGGAATCCCCTCCCTTTAG
- a CDS encoding sulfurtransferase TusA family protein, with product MTDLSAVFDLIDDIVPADVADDVNMTDALHFALTEHVITADDVACVSHFFDARRLPCPMPLLKAKVTLRDVGAGRGLYLLATDKNSQTDLVAYCHKNGLTVKTWAYGQTDTIFHFLIRMC from the coding sequence ATGACCGATTTATCTGCTGTTTTTGACCTTATTGATGACATTGTGCCTGCTGATGTGGCAGATGATGTTAATATGACGGATGCTTTGCACTTTGCCTTGACCGAGCATGTGATAACTGCCGATGACGTGGCGTGTGTCAGTCATTTTTTTGATGCACGCCGTCTGCCTTGCCCCATGCCTTTGTTAAAGGCAAAAGTAACCTTGCGAGATGTGGGGGCAGGGCGGGGCTTGTATCTGCTTGCCACCGATAAAAATTCACAAACCGACCTTGTGGCGTATTGCCATAAAAACGGGCTGACGGTCAAGACGTGGGCGTATGGGCAAACAGATACCATCTTTCACTTTTTGATTAGAATGTGTTGA
- a CDS encoding cytochrome-c peroxidase, with protein sequence MKKLGLSMITVSCLLVVLAVVFIGLFMLTEYARIPSQSELVATDKAEPSTASTPATAQELHGATTVEHLASMTSLVSARPDEPIKPIAIPKIESPEIVALGQKLWFDPRLSKSGGLSCNSCHNLAMGGTDNMPTSIGHKWAEGPINSPTVLNSGLAIAQFWDGRAKTLQEQAGGPIENPLEMASTHDHVVKVLNSIPAYQDEFKGAFSDYTDAITIEQVTRALANFEDTLVTPNSRFDKWLAGDDNAINEQELRGYQTFKQSGCVACHNGELLGGGSFQKFGVFEQYTTKNLAEGRFAVTGKPEDKMLFKVPTLRNIELTYPYFHDGQVNSLEEAVQIMGKIQLNKEFTDAETADIVAFLKTLTGDQPKFQYPHLPPSNPNTPLPNPFGK encoded by the coding sequence ATGAAAAAATTAGGTTTGTCAATGATTACCGTCTCGTGCCTACTGGTCGTGTTGGCGGTTGTGTTTATCGGTCTGTTTATGCTGACCGAATACGCCCGAATCCCAAGCCAAAGCGAGCTTGTCGCCACAGATAAGGCAGAGCCTAGCACCGCCAGCACGCCTGCCACCGCACAGGAACTGCACGGAGCAACCACAGTGGAACACCTTGCCAGCATGACAAGTCTGGTCAGCGCTCGCCCTGATGAACCCATCAAACCCATCGCCATTCCTAAGATTGAGAGTCCTGAGATAGTCGCCTTAGGGCAAAAGCTGTGGTTTGACCCACGTCTATCCAAATCAGGCGGACTGTCGTGCAACTCTTGTCATAACCTTGCCATGGGTGGCACGGACAACATGCCAACGTCCATCGGACATAAATGGGCAGAAGGCCCGATTAACTCGCCAACCGTGCTAAATAGTGGCTTGGCGATTGCCCAATTTTGGGACGGACGAGCCAAAACTCTGCAAGAACAAGCCGGTGGCCCGATTGAAAACCCCCTTGAAATGGCGTCTACCCATGACCATGTGGTCAAGGTGCTAAACAGCATTCCTGCTTATCAAGATGAGTTTAAAGGGGCGTTTAGCGACTACACAGACGCCATCACCATTGAGCAGGTAACTCGTGCTTTGGCAAACTTTGAAGACACACTTGTTACGCCCAACAGTCGCTTTGATAAATGGCTCGCTGGCGATGACAATGCCATCAATGAGCAAGAATTGCGTGGTTATCAAACCTTTAAACAGTCAGGCTGTGTGGCGTGCCATAATGGCGAACTGCTTGGCGGTGGCTCATTCCAAAAATTTGGCGTATTTGAGCAGTACACCACCAAAAACCTAGCCGAAGGTCGCTTTGCGGTAACAGGCAAGCCCGAAGATAAAATGCTCTTTAAGGTGCCAACGCTTAGAAACATTGAGCTAACCTACCCCTACTTCCATGACGGTCAAGTCAATTCGCTCGAAGAAGCGGTGCAAATCATGGGTAAAATCCAGCTTAATAAAGAGTTTACGGACGCAGAGACAGCGGACATCGTGGCGTTCTTAAAAACACTCACAGGCGACCAGCCCAAGTTCCAATACCCACACCTACCACCGTCCAACCCCAACACCCCATTACCCAACCCATTTGGGAAATGA
- a CDS encoding YidB family protein: protein MSLLQNIITQVAQNALTGGQTQQQNSGLGGMLGSVLGGQSQQNSGLGGMLGQVVASQLGGGQAQGGLGGMLGSLLGGGQTRQNVPASDLGSVLGQVLGSQSAQQKGGFNKNTLLLALIPIVLGYIQKNGGLSGVLAKFQGNGLGNKARSWVNIDTDNDGLDAQDVMSLFGKDEINRACQQTGASETEVCQGIAELLPQVMNDLTPNGDLATENEANAEISQILKQLQG from the coding sequence ATGAGTTTATTACAAAACATCATCACCCAAGTCGCCCAAAACGCCCTAACAGGTGGTCAAACCCAACAGCAAAACAGCGGGCTTGGTGGCATGCTAGGTAGCGTACTTGGCGGTCAATCCCAACAAAACAGCGGTTTGGGCGGTATGCTTGGGCAAGTGGTGGCAAGTCAGCTTGGCGGTGGTCAAGCCCAAGGCGGGCTAGGCGGTATGCTAGGCTCGCTCCTAGGCGGTGGACAGACTCGCCAAAACGTCCCTGCCAGTGACCTAGGCAGTGTGTTGGGTCAAGTGCTTGGCAGTCAGTCCGCCCAACAAAAAGGCGGGTTTAACAAAAATACTCTACTCCTTGCTCTTATCCCCATCGTACTGGGCTATATCCAAAAAAATGGCGGTCTGTCAGGCGTGCTTGCCAAATTCCAAGGCAACGGACTGGGCAATAAAGCCCGATCATGGGTAAACATCGACACCGATAATGACGGACTTGACGCCCAAGACGTGATGAGTCTGTTCGGTAAAGATGAGATTAACCGTGCCTGTCAGCAAACAGGAGCCAGCGAGACAGAAGTCTGCCAAGGCATTGCCGAGCTACTACCACAAGTAATGAACGACCTAACCCCCAATGGCGACCTAGCCACCGAAAACGAAGCCAATGCCGAGATTAGCCAGATTCTAAAACAACTGCAAGGTTAA
- the tnpA gene encoding IS200/IS605 family transposase, which yields MSNDLRRGRHVVYNIHVHLVFVAKYRRKVFTKEILDDMQVIFEKVCSKFEAQLVEFDGESDHVHLLVVYPPKVAISSLVNSLKGVSSRLLRKKEYPSIKEQLWGDALWSPSYFAGSCGGAPIEIIRQYIEQQNTPH from the coding sequence ATGTCAAATGATTTAAGACGTGGTAGGCACGTTGTTTACAATATTCATGTGCATTTGGTCTTTGTGGCTAAATACCGCAGAAAAGTATTCACTAAAGAGATTTTAGACGATATGCAAGTTATCTTTGAGAAAGTTTGTTCAAAGTTTGAGGCACAATTAGTTGAGTTTGACGGTGAGAGCGACCATGTGCATTTATTGGTGGTTTATCCGCCTAAAGTGGCTATTTCTAGTCTAGTTAATAGTCTGAAAGGTGTTTCTAGTCGGTTATTGCGTAAAAAAGAATATCCGTCTATTAAAGAGCAGTTATGGGGTGATGCGTTGTGGTCGCCTAGCTATTTTGCAGGTAGTTGTGGCGGTGCCCCAATTGAGATTATCCGCCAGTACATTGAACAGCAGAATACACCGCACTAA
- a CDS encoding aminotransferase class V-fold PLP-dependent enzyme codes for MPALRDDIDPQGLLEYSVVYTDRALNHMSTEFQNVMRDLSATLKELYHADGVAIIPGSGTSGMEAVARQLATDKDVAIVRNGWFSYRWTQILEKGRIAKSTHVFTAQIHGNPAIFAPADINEVTAHIRQNRPSVVFAPHVETASGMMLSDDYIKALGQAVHDVGGILVIDCIASGCVWLDMKALGIDVLLCAPQKGLSSTPCCGLVMMSERAKELVQSTESTSFALDLKVWANIMTAYENGGHAYHATMPTDGLRQLRDTLKECQAIGFDKLKSAQIELGQAILQVLNDKGVISVADKDSQAVGVIVCHAPNDDVHKGVAFAKVGVQIAGGVPLQVGEPSDYKSFRIGLFGLDKLTDVSGTVARFKQACDDVF; via the coding sequence ATGCCTGCCTTACGAGACGACATTGACCCACAAGGACTTTTGGAATATTCGGTGGTCTATACCGACCGAGCGTTGAACCATATGTCTACCGAATTTCAAAACGTGATGAGAGACTTATCCGCCACTTTAAAAGAGCTTTATCATGCCGATGGCGTGGCGATCATCCCCGGTTCTGGCACATCAGGCATGGAAGCGGTCGCCCGTCAGCTTGCCACGGACAAAGACGTGGCGATTGTGCGAAATGGTTGGTTTAGCTATCGCTGGACGCAGATTTTGGAAAAAGGACGTATCGCCAAATCCACGCACGTTTTTACCGCCCAAATCCACGGCAATCCTGCTATATTCGCTCCTGCCGACATTAACGAAGTTACCGCCCATATCCGCCAAAACCGCCCAAGCGTGGTGTTTGCTCCCCACGTTGAGACCGCTTCTGGCATGATGTTGTCAGACGACTATATCAAGGCACTGGGGCAAGCGGTGCATGACGTGGGCGGGATTTTGGTGATTGACTGTATCGCTTCGGGCTGTGTGTGGCTTGACATGAAAGCATTGGGCATTGATGTACTGCTCTGCGCCCCACAAAAAGGCTTGTCTAGCACGCCTTGCTGTGGGCTTGTCATGATGTCCGAGCGTGCCAAAGAGCTTGTTCAGAGTACTGAATCCACAAGTTTTGCCTTAGATTTAAAGGTGTGGGCGAACATCATGACCGCCTATGAAAATGGCGGACACGCCTATCACGCCACCATGCCCACAGACGGACTAAGACAGTTAAGAGACACACTAAAAGAATGCCAAGCGATAGGATTTGACAAACTCAAATCTGCCCAAATAGAGCTTGGGCAAGCCATTTTGCAAGTCTTAAATGACAAAGGGGTCATAAGCGTGGCGGACAAAGACAGTCAAGCGGTGGGGGTAATCGTCTGCCATGCCCCAAATGATGACGTACACAAAGGCGTGGCATTTGCCAAAGTCGGTGTACAAATCGCAGGGGGCGTACCGCTACAAGTGGGCGAGCCGTCTGATTATAAGAGTTTTAGAATTGGGCTGTTTGGGCTTGATAAATTGACCGATGTATCAGGCACGGTGGCACGATTTAAACAGGCGTGTGATGACGTTTTTTGA
- a CDS encoding DUF423 domain-containing protein, with protein MINWIKVAGVNLATAVALGAFGAHGLKKTATPYELDIWQTATLYLFVHGLGILALGVLGAVSTYRIHKVAITLQIGIVIFSGTLYLMALGMPRWLGAITPMGGTLLIIGWLMLVFVKKSDG; from the coding sequence ATGATAAACTGGATAAAAGTAGCAGGCGTGAACCTTGCGACAGCGGTAGCACTTGGAGCGTTTGGGGCTCACGGCTTAAAGAAAACCGCCACGCCTTACGAGCTTGATATTTGGCAGACTGCCACGCTTTATCTGTTCGTGCATGGCTTGGGGATATTGGCGTTGGGCGTGCTAGGGGCGGTATCTACCTATCGCATTCATAAGGTTGCCATAACCCTACAAATAGGCATTGTCATATTTAGTGGCACGCTCTACTTGATGGCACTGGGAATGCCTAGATGGCTTGGGGCGATAACCCCAATGGGCGGAACGCTACTTATCATCGGCTGGCTGATGTTGGTTTTTGTTAAAAAGTCGGATGGCTGA
- a CDS encoding peptide chain release factor 3, whose product MSQLSQEINQRRTFAIISHPDAGKTTMTEKLLLWGKAIQVAGEVRGRKADRHATSDWMSMEQERGISITTSVMQFPYKNHVVNLLDTPGHADFSEDTYRTLTAVDSALMVIDGAKGVEERTIKLMEVCRMRDTPIISFVNKLDREIQNPLALLDEIESVLKIKCVPFAYPIGMGQDFVGVYSFVDNKTYFYKKGFGSQITDIESRDGYDHADIKERLGQILWDEFMDNIELAQMAYEDWDVDEFLAGRQTPVLFGTALGNFGVNMILDVLTQYAPPPKDHVAVERTVKADEPAFTGFVFKIQANMDPKHRDRVAFMRVCSGKYERGMKMNHVRIGKEVRVSDALMFLAGDREALEEAYAGDIIGLHNHGTIQIGDSFTSGETLNFTGIPHFAPELFRRVVLKDPMKSKQLQKGLQQLSEEGATQVFMPQINNDLILGAVGVLQFEVVAHRLLEEYKVQCTFEPISIATVRWVHSDDKVAFEKFKKKAHDQLSVDGGGYLTYLAPSRVNLQLMQERYPEVEFRATREH is encoded by the coding sequence ATGAGCCAATTATCCCAAGAAATCAACCAACGCAGAACTTTTGCTATCATATCGCACCCCGACGCAGGTAAAACCACCATGACCGAAAAGCTCCTACTGTGGGGCAAGGCAATTCAGGTAGCAGGCGAGGTGCGTGGACGTAAAGCCGACCGCCACGCCACGAGCGACTGGATGAGCATGGAGCAGGAGCGTGGTATCTCTATCACGACATCGGTCATGCAATTTCCCTATAAAAATCATGTGGTTAATCTACTAGACACCCCCGGACACGCCGACTTTTCAGAAGATACTTACCGCACGCTGACTGCTGTGGATTCTGCTCTTATGGTCATTGACGGAGCCAAAGGCGTGGAAGAGCGAACGATTAAGCTCATGGAAGTGTGCCGTATGCGTGATACGCCCATTATTTCATTTGTCAATAAACTTGACCGTGAAATCCAAAATCCGCTTGCCCTGCTTGATGAGATTGAAAGCGTCCTAAAAATCAAATGCGTGCCATTTGCCTATCCCATTGGCATGGGGCAGGATTTTGTGGGCGTATATAGTTTTGTGGATAACAAGACTTATTTTTATAAAAAAGGCTTTGGCTCACAAATCACGGATATCGAGAGCCGAGACGGTTACGACCATGCCGACATCAAGGAACGACTTGGGCAGATTTTGTGGGATGAGTTTATGGACAACATTGAACTTGCCCAAATGGCATACGAAGACTGGGACGTGGACGAGTTTTTGGCAGGACGACAAACGCCTGTCTTGTTTGGTACGGCGTTGGGTAACTTTGGCGTAAACATGATTTTGGACGTGCTGACCCAATACGCTCCTCCCCCAAAAGACCATGTGGCGGTAGAACGTACCGTCAAAGCGGACGAGCCTGCCTTTACGGGCTTTGTCTTTAAAATCCAAGCCAACATGGACCCCAAGCACCGAGACCGTGTCGCCTTTATGCGAGTGTGTTCGGGCAAATACGAGCGTGGCATGAAAATGAACCATGTGCGTATTGGTAAAGAAGTGCGAGTGTCGGACGCACTCATGTTCCTAGCGGGCGACCGTGAAGCCTTAGAAGAAGCGTATGCTGGCGACATCATTGGCTTGCACAATCACGGTACGATACAGATTGGCGATAGCTTCACAAGTGGCGAGACCTTGAATTTTACAGGCATTCCACACTTTGCCCCCGAGCTGTTTCGCCGTGTGGTGCTAAAAGACCCGATGAAATCCAAGCAATTACAAAAGGGCTTACAACAGCTTAGCGAGGAAGGAGCGACCCAAGTGTTTATGCCCCAAATCAATAACGACCTGATTTTGGGGGCGGTGGGCGTGCTACAATTTGAAGTGGTGGCACACCGTTTGCTAGAAGAATATAAGGTGCAATGCACCTTTGAGCCGATTAGTATCGCAACCGTGCGTTGGGTACACTCGGATGATAAAGTCGCCTTTGAAAAATTCAAGAAAAAAGCCCACGACCAGTTGTCGGTGGATGGTGGCGGATATCTCACCTACCTTGCCCCAAGCCGTGTCAATCTGCAACTTATGCAAGAGCGGTATCCAGAAGTGGAATTTCGGGCGACAAGGGAGCATTGA
- a CDS encoding putative RNA methyltransferase, with the protein MNLICPICHTPLTLHGKTYACQNRHSYDISKDGYVNLHVVQHKNSHTAGDTATSVQARRRFLAGGFYEPLRDKVGQIIDELTPISVLDIGCGEGYYTARMARSAQVIGLDIAKTAIITASKTYKNTDIGKHITWVVGTGAVLPVADGSMDICTSLFSPLPKAEMLRVLKPNGHLLVATPAPMHLHAMREKLFDTVNPHNPAKFIDELAPEFGLINEWQIDADLCLDNQSLNNLIDMTPYTYKAKLDRKMALKAQDRFDVRASFCVYLFKRAI; encoded by the coding sequence ATGAATTTAATTTGCCCAATCTGCCACACGCCCCTAACCTTACACGGCAAAACCTATGCCTGCCAAAACCGCCACAGCTATGACATTAGCAAGGACGGCTATGTCAATTTGCACGTGGTTCAACACAAAAACAGCCACACCGCAGGCGACACCGCCACATCGGTGCAGGCTCGCAGACGGTTTTTGGCGGGTGGATTTTATGAACCGCTAAGGGACAAAGTCGGGCAAATCATCGATGAGCTTACCCCAATATCGGTGCTGGACATCGGCTGTGGCGAAGGCTATTACACCGCTCGCATGGCACGCTCTGCCCAAGTCATCGGGCTTGACATCGCCAAAACCGCCATTATCACTGCCTCCAAAACTTATAAAAACACCGACATCGGCAAACACATCACTTGGGTGGTCGGTACAGGGGCGGTGTTACCTGTGGCGGACGGGAGCATGGATATTTGCACGAGTCTATTTAGCCCCTTGCCAAAGGCTGAGATGTTAAGGGTGTTAAAACCAAACGGTCATCTGCTTGTGGCAACCCCTGCTCCCATGCACCTGCACGCCATGCGTGAGAAGCTCTTTGACACTGTCAATCCGCATAATCCTGCCAAATTTATCGATGAACTTGCCCCTGAATTTGGGCTAATCAATGAATGGCAAATAGACGCTGATTTATGCCTTGATAACCAAAGCCTAAATAATTTGATAGATATGACCCCTTATACCTATAAAGCCAAACTTGACCGCAAAATGGCGTTAAAGGCACAGGATAGGTTTGATGTTAGGGCAAGTTTTTGTGTGTATTTGTTTAAAAGGGCAATTTAA